In a genomic window of Streptomyces sp. SJL17-4:
- the cobO gene encoding cob(I)yrinic acid a,c-diamide adenosyltransferase — protein sequence MPQGQPTVVPDDGLTTRQRRNRALVMVHTGVGKGKSTAAFGMALRAWNQGWPIGVFQFVKSAKWRVGEENALKALGETGKGGTVTWNKMGEGWSWIQREVAEGEQSHEEKAREGWEQVKRDLAEEKYTFYVLDEFAYLLHWGWIDVKEVVQVLRDRPGQQHVVITGRNAPQELVDFADLVTDMSKVKHPMDAGQKGQRGIEW from the coding sequence ATGCCGCAGGGACAGCCGACCGTCGTTCCCGACGACGGTCTCACCACCCGCCAGCGCCGCAACCGCGCACTGGTGATGGTGCACACGGGCGTCGGCAAGGGGAAGTCGACCGCCGCGTTCGGCATGGCGCTGCGCGCCTGGAACCAGGGCTGGCCGATCGGGGTGTTCCAGTTCGTCAAGTCCGCCAAGTGGAGGGTCGGCGAGGAGAACGCCCTCAAGGCGCTCGGCGAGACCGGCAAGGGCGGCACCGTCACCTGGAACAAGATGGGTGAGGGCTGGTCCTGGATCCAGCGCGAGGTCGCCGAGGGCGAGCAGTCGCACGAGGAGAAGGCCCGCGAGGGCTGGGAGCAGGTCAAGCGGGACCTCGCCGAGGAGAAGTACACCTTCTACGTCCTCGACGAGTTCGCGTACCTGCTGCACTGGGGCTGGATCGACGTCAAGGAGGTCGTCCAGGTGCTGCGCGACCGTCCCGGGCAGCAGCACGTCGTCATCACCGGCCGCAACGCCCCGCAGGAGCTCGTCGACTTCGCGGATCTCGTCACCGACATGTCCAAGGTCAAGCACCCGATGGACGCCGGTCAGAAGGGCCAGCGGGGCATCGAGTGGTAG
- the cobC gene encoding Rv2231c family pyridoxal phosphate-dependent protein CobC, giving the protein MASAHLGVGARAGVPVDEVLALVESVLREAGLTRAAVRTLATLDARAAEPGVTGAAEALGVPLRAFTAEELAAVPVPHPSELPLAATGTASVAEAAALLAAGGGSSVVLLVPKRKSRRVTCALAASVPVRPNEDAPGVRLLPRTHGYIAGEPGSPPTIPTPHTTAAMDMHLHTDAHDLRHHGDAEVRDEKLIDLAVNVRTNTPPDWLRERIADSLTGLAAYPDGRAARAAVAERHDLPSNRVLLTAGAAEAFVLLARALPVRRPVVVHPQFTEPEAALRDVGHEVGRVLLREEDGFRLDPAAVPEDADLVVIGNPTNPTSVLHPAASIAALARPWRTLVVDEAFLDAVPGERESLAGRTDVPGLVVLRSLTKTWGLAGLRIGYVLAEPATIAALERTQPLWPVSTPALVAAEACMSRAALAEAEHAAHRIGVERAHLLAGLAEFDEVRTVEGSEGPFVLLRIDGADAIRERLRSLGFAARRGDTFPGLDRNWLRIAVRDRVTTNRFLQALDQALLMGG; this is encoded by the coding sequence GTGGCGTCCGCGCACCTCGGTGTCGGCGCCCGGGCCGGCGTCCCTGTGGACGAGGTCCTCGCCCTGGTCGAGTCGGTTCTGCGGGAGGCGGGGCTGACGCGTGCGGCCGTCCGTACGCTCGCCACGCTCGACGCGCGGGCGGCGGAGCCGGGCGTCACGGGGGCGGCGGAGGCGCTCGGCGTCCCGCTGCGGGCGTTCACGGCGGAGGAGCTCGCGGCCGTGCCCGTACCGCATCCGTCGGAGCTGCCGCTGGCCGCGACGGGCACGGCGTCGGTGGCGGAGGCTGCGGCGCTGCTCGCGGCGGGCGGGGGCAGCTCGGTCGTGCTGCTCGTACCGAAGCGGAAATCCCGGCGCGTAACGTGCGCTCTCGCCGCTTCCGTCCCGGTTCGTCCGAACGAAGACGCCCCAGGCGTACGGTTGTTGCCCCGAACTCACGGGTACATCGCTGGCGAGCCTGGCTCACCCCCCACCATCCCCACCCCCCACACGACGGCGGCCATGGACATGCATCTGCATACCGACGCCCACGACCTGCGCCACCACGGTGACGCCGAGGTACGGGACGAGAAACTCATCGATCTGGCGGTCAACGTCCGGACGAACACCCCACCGGACTGGCTGCGGGAGCGGATCGCCGACTCCCTGACCGGACTCGCCGCCTATCCCGACGGCCGGGCCGCGCGGGCGGCCGTGGCCGAGCGGCACGATCTGCCCTCGAACCGGGTCCTGCTCACGGCAGGCGCGGCGGAGGCCTTCGTGCTGCTCGCGCGGGCGCTTCCGGTGCGGCGGCCCGTCGTCGTGCATCCGCAGTTCACCGAGCCGGAGGCGGCGCTGCGCGATGTCGGCCACGAGGTGGGCCGGGTGCTGCTGCGCGAGGAGGACGGCTTCCGGCTGGATCCGGCGGCGGTCCCCGAGGACGCGGACCTGGTGGTGATCGGGAACCCCACGAACCCCACGTCCGTGCTGCACCCCGCCGCCTCGATCGCGGCGCTCGCGAGACCGTGGCGGACGCTGGTGGTCGACGAGGCGTTCCTGGACGCGGTGCCGGGCGAGCGCGAGTCACTGGCCGGGCGGACCGATGTGCCGGGGCTCGTGGTGCTGCGCAGCCTCACCAAGACGTGGGGGCTCGCCGGGCTGCGGATCGGGTACGTGCTGGCCGAGCCGGCGACGATCGCGGCCCTGGAGCGGACGCAGCCGCTGTGGCCGGTGTCGACGCCGGCCCTGGTGGCGGCGGAGGCGTGCATGTCGCGGGCGGCGCTCGCGGAGGCCGAGCACGCGGCGCACCGGATCGGGGTCGAGCGGGCCCATCTGCTCGCCGGGCTCGCGGAGTTCGACGAGGTGCGGACGGTGGAGGGGTCGGAGGGCCCGTTCGTGCTGCTGCGGATCGACGGGGCGGACGCGATCCGGGAGCGGCTGCGGTCGCTGGGCTTCGCGGCCCGCCGGGGCGACACCTTCCCGGGGCTCGACCGGAACTGGCTGCGGATCGCGGTCCGGGACCGCGTCACGACGAACCGCTTCCTCCAGGCCCTCGACCAGGCCCTGCTGATGGGCGGCTGA
- a CDS encoding SCO1860 family LAETG-anchored protein yields MNSNTFRMPVRRTAAAATVAALTVGPVLLAAPAAQATGGEGRATAVVLRTGLDVSLLDKTVDVPLRVSLNEVEAPETENKTALSVKVQGAEEGKPIDILAADVATSKATVDEEKAEGYVNLVKARVHVPGIPLLSLIEVEKVTSKALCEVGKKPVAESNVLGHVTVFGKKTTLSTGGRTQVAVPGVGQVTLDLSRTSTTSRTAAATALELKVEVNPLNLGVAEVDGTVTLAEATCETPEGTAPTEPPTEQPTGKPTEQPTQEPSERPSEQPTQQPSAEPSDAGGIKTNNGGTTPTQNLAETGGSSTTPYIAGGALALLVAGGGALALTRSRARSRG; encoded by the coding sequence TTGAACAGCAACACCTTCCGCATGCCCGTACGCCGTACCGCCGCCGCCGCGACCGTCGCCGCCCTGACCGTCGGCCCCGTGCTCCTCGCGGCCCCGGCGGCACAGGCGACGGGCGGCGAAGGGCGCGCCACCGCCGTCGTCCTGCGGACCGGCCTCGACGTCTCCCTCCTCGACAAGACGGTCGACGTGCCGCTGCGGGTCTCCCTCAACGAGGTCGAGGCGCCGGAGACCGAGAACAAGACGGCGCTCTCCGTGAAGGTGCAGGGGGCCGAGGAGGGCAAGCCGATCGACATCCTCGCCGCCGACGTCGCCACGTCGAAGGCCACCGTGGACGAGGAGAAGGCCGAGGGGTACGTGAACCTCGTCAAGGCCCGGGTCCACGTCCCCGGAATCCCGCTGCTCTCCCTCATCGAGGTCGAGAAGGTGACCTCCAAGGCGCTGTGCGAGGTGGGGAAGAAGCCGGTCGCCGAGTCCAACGTCCTCGGTCACGTCACCGTCTTCGGCAAGAAGACCACCCTCTCCACCGGCGGCCGGACCCAGGTCGCCGTGCCCGGTGTCGGACAGGTGACCCTCGACCTGTCCCGTACGTCCACGACCTCCCGGACGGCGGCGGCGACCGCCCTGGAACTCAAGGTGGAGGTCAACCCGCTGAACCTCGGCGTCGCCGAGGTCGACGGCACCGTGACGCTCGCCGAGGCCACCTGCGAGACGCCCGAAGGCACGGCCCCGACGGAGCCGCCCACGGAGCAGCCGACCGGGAAGCCGACCGAGCAGCCCACCCAGGAGCCCAGCGAGCGGCCCTCGGAGCAGCCCACGCAGCAGCCCTCGGCCGAGCCGAGCGACGCCGGTGGCATCAAGACGAACAACGGCGGCACCACTCCCACCCAGAACCTCGCCGAGACCGGCGGCAGCTCCACCACTCCGTACATCGCGGGCGGGGCGCTCGCTCTCCTCGTGGCAGGCGGCGGCGCACTCGCGCTGACCCGCTCGCGCGCCCGCTCCCGAGGCTGA
- a CDS encoding putative cobaltochelatase: MSTRYPFTAVVGMDDLRLALLLNAVSPAVGGVLVRGEKGTAKSTAVRALAELLPAVPVVAGCRFSCDPVSPDPGCPDGPHEAGAGAERAARMVELPVGASEDRLVGALDIEKALADGVKAFEPGLLADAHRGILYVDEVNLLHDHLIDLLLDAAAMGSSYVEREGVSVRHAARFLLVGTMNPEEGELRPQLLDRFGLTVEVAASRDPQQRVEVVRRRLAFEDDPAAFADRWAGDEAALRERIVTARALLPQVKLGDAVLLQIAATCAAFEVDGMRADLVMARTATALAAWAGRTEVTSEDVRQAALLALPHRRRRSPFDAPGLDEDKLDETLEEFKGQDQDQEPEVDPDEDPEPDGPGDGGPGDGGPGDGGPGGGVPPQGDGPAAENSPAPEETSAPEETSPPAPSPEPAPQGAGSGERAAVAASEPFRTKMLSVPGLGEGAAGRRSRARTEHGRTTGSVRPRGALTKLHLAATVQAAAPHQKARGRSGPGLVVRRDDLRQATREGREGNLVLFAVDASGSMAARQRMSAVKGAVLSLLLDAYQRRDKVGLITFRGRGAEVALPPTSSVDAAAARLEKLPTGGRTPLSAGLLKAHDVLRVERLRDPSRRPLLVVVTDGRATGGGADPVALAARAARLHAADGTASVVVDCETGPVRLGLARELARELGGTAVTLDELRADSIAGLVRDVQAAGQTPQTAWRAA; the protein is encoded by the coding sequence ATGAGCACCCGGTACCCGTTCACCGCCGTCGTCGGTATGGACGACCTGCGGCTCGCGCTGCTGCTCAATGCCGTCAGCCCGGCCGTGGGCGGTGTGCTCGTCCGGGGGGAGAAGGGGACCGCCAAGTCCACGGCCGTGCGGGCGCTCGCCGAGCTGCTCCCCGCCGTGCCGGTCGTCGCCGGCTGCCGGTTCAGCTGTGATCCGGTCTCGCCCGACCCCGGCTGCCCGGACGGGCCGCACGAGGCAGGCGCCGGTGCCGAACGCGCCGCGCGGATGGTCGAGCTGCCCGTCGGCGCCTCCGAGGACCGGCTCGTCGGCGCGCTCGACATCGAGAAGGCGCTCGCCGACGGCGTGAAGGCCTTCGAGCCCGGGCTCCTCGCCGACGCGCACCGCGGCATCCTGTACGTCGACGAGGTCAACCTGCTCCACGACCACCTCATCGACCTCCTCCTCGACGCCGCCGCCATGGGCTCCTCGTACGTCGAGCGCGAAGGCGTCTCCGTGCGGCACGCCGCCCGGTTCCTGCTCGTCGGCACGATGAACCCCGAGGAGGGCGAGCTGCGGCCCCAGCTCCTCGACCGGTTCGGGCTGACCGTGGAGGTCGCCGCGTCGCGCGACCCGCAGCAGCGCGTCGAGGTCGTCCGGCGGCGGCTCGCCTTCGAGGACGACCCCGCCGCCTTCGCCGACCGCTGGGCCGGGGACGAGGCCGCGCTGCGCGAACGGATCGTCACCGCACGGGCGTTGCTGCCCCAGGTGAAGCTCGGCGACGCCGTGCTGCTCCAGATCGCCGCCACCTGCGCCGCCTTCGAGGTCGACGGCATGCGCGCCGACCTCGTCATGGCCCGCACCGCGACCGCGCTGGCCGCCTGGGCCGGCCGCACCGAGGTCACCTCCGAGGACGTACGGCAGGCCGCCCTCCTCGCCCTCCCGCACCGGCGGCGCCGCTCCCCCTTCGACGCTCCCGGCCTCGACGAGGACAAACTCGACGAGACCCTGGAGGAGTTCAAGGGCCAGGACCAGGACCAGGAGCCGGAGGTCGACCCGGACGAGGACCCCGAGCCCGACGGGCCCGGTGACGGTGGTCCCGGGGACGGTGGTCCCGGGGACGGCGGACCCGGTGGGGGTGTTCCGCCGCAGGGCGACGGGCCCGCCGCCGAGAACTCGCCCGCTCCCGAGGAGACGTCCGCGCCCGAGGAGACGTCCCCGCCCGCGCCTTCGCCCGAACCCGCCCCGCAGGGCGCCGGTTCCGGTGAGCGCGCCGCCGTCGCCGCCTCCGAGCCCTTCCGTACGAAGATGCTCAGCGTTCCCGGTCTGGGCGAGGGCGCGGCCGGGCGCCGCTCCCGGGCCCGTACCGAGCACGGCCGTACCACCGGATCCGTACGCCCCCGGGGCGCGCTGACCAAGCTGCACCTGGCGGCCACCGTGCAGGCCGCCGCCCCGCACCAGAAGGCCCGTGGCCGGAGCGGGCCCGGCCTGGTCGTCCGCCGGGACGACCTGCGGCAGGCGACCCGGGAGGGGCGCGAGGGGAACCTGGTGCTCTTCGCCGTCGACGCCTCCGGTTCGATGGCGGCCCGGCAGCGGATGAGCGCCGTGAAGGGAGCGGTGCTCTCGCTCCTGCTCGACGCCTACCAGCGGCGCGACAAGGTCGGCCTCATCACCTTCCGGGGCCGCGGCGCCGAGGTCGCGCTGCCGCCGACCTCGTCCGTCGACGCGGCCGCCGCCCGGCTGGAGAAGCTCCCGACCGGTGGCCGCACCCCGCTGTCGGCCGGTCTCCTCAAGGCCCATGACGTCCTGCGCGTCGAGCGGCTGCGGGACCCCTCGCGCCGCCCGCTGCTCGTCGTCGTCACCGACGGGCGGGCCACCGGCGGCGGCGCCGACCCGGTGGCGCTCGCCGCCCGCGCGGCGCGGCTGCACGCCGCCGACGGCACCGCCTCCGTCGTCGTGGACTGCGAGACCGGGCCGGTGCGGCTCGGGCTCGCCCGTGAACTCGCCCGTGAACTCGGCGGCACCGCCGTCACCCTGGACGAGCTGCGCGCCGACTCGATCGCCGGCCTCGTCAGGGACGTACAGGCAGCAGGACAGACACCGCAGACAGCATGGAGGGCCGCTTAA
- a CDS encoding siderophore-interacting protein — protein MGHGWQGAVLKLMRGKDFTFTVTGAEQVTEDYRRVHFTDGGLLAAAGVHPTMWVRIWFENAGKPHQRAYTLVDPDQEGGTFSLEFALHDGVASRWARTCAPGDTVEATLQGTGFDAPEPRPGRLLVVGDPASLPAVNSLLDALPGVPATVWFETQHASDEELPVRLDPEHHELRRVPRRNDGADLVARVKAELPGLADSDPYVWIACDTATTRTLATYARKELALPKERVHALGYWRAS, from the coding sequence GTGGGTCACGGTTGGCAGGGTGCCGTTCTCAAGCTGATGCGGGGCAAGGACTTCACGTTCACCGTGACGGGGGCCGAGCAGGTCACCGAGGACTACCGCAGGGTGCACTTCACGGACGGCGGACTGCTCGCCGCCGCCGGGGTCCACCCCACGATGTGGGTCCGGATCTGGTTCGAGAACGCGGGCAAGCCGCACCAGCGCGCGTACACCCTGGTCGACCCCGACCAGGAGGGCGGCACCTTCAGTCTGGAGTTCGCCCTCCACGACGGCGTCGCCAGCCGCTGGGCCCGCACCTGCGCCCCGGGCGACACCGTCGAGGCGACCCTCCAGGGGACCGGCTTCGACGCCCCGGAGCCGCGCCCCGGACGGCTCCTCGTGGTCGGCGATCCGGCCTCGCTGCCCGCCGTCAACTCCCTGCTCGACGCGCTCCCGGGAGTCCCCGCCACCGTCTGGTTCGAGACCCAGCACGCCTCCGACGAGGAGCTCCCGGTCCGGCTCGACCCCGAGCACCACGAACTGCGCCGGGTGCCGCGCCGGAACGACGGGGCCGACCTCGTCGCCCGCGTGAAGGCCGAGCTCCCCGGACTCGCGGACTCCGACCCGTACGTCTGGATCGCCTGCGACACCGCGACCACCCGGACCCTCGCCACGTACGCGCGCAAGGAACTCGCCCTCCCCAAGGAGCGCGTCCACGCGCTCGGGTACTGGCGCGCGAGCTGA
- a CDS encoding ZIP family metal transporter, whose amino-acid sequence MAVVVALGAFLMTLFGGWVAGRVTDRRHLVLGLAGGLMLGVVGLDLLPEALEAAGDEVFGVPEALLLFVGGFLLAHVVERLLAVRRAAHGVAADERVPQVGMTAAAAMVGHSLMDGIALGAAFQVGGGMGATVAVAVITHDFADGFNTYTITSLYGNARRKAIGMLVADALAPLVGAASTLLFTLPVELLGSYLGFFGGALLYLAAAEILPEAHHDHPARSTLLCTVGGVGFIWLVVGVSGG is encoded by the coding sequence ATGGCTGTAGTCGTCGCGCTCGGCGCGTTCCTCATGACGCTCTTCGGCGGCTGGGTCGCGGGACGCGTCACCGACCGGCGCCACCTCGTCCTCGGCCTCGCCGGCGGACTCATGCTCGGCGTCGTCGGACTCGACCTGCTGCCCGAGGCCCTGGAGGCGGCGGGCGACGAGGTCTTCGGAGTCCCGGAGGCGCTGCTGCTCTTCGTCGGCGGCTTCCTCCTCGCCCATGTCGTGGAGCGACTCCTCGCCGTACGCCGGGCCGCACACGGCGTCGCGGCCGACGAGAGGGTCCCGCAGGTCGGCATGACGGCGGCGGCCGCGATGGTCGGTCACAGCCTCATGGACGGCATCGCGCTGGGCGCGGCCTTCCAGGTCGGCGGCGGCATGGGGGCCACCGTCGCCGTCGCCGTCATCACCCATGACTTCGCCGACGGCTTCAACACGTACACGATCACCAGCCTCTACGGGAACGCCCGCCGCAAGGCCATCGGCATGCTCGTCGCCGACGCCCTCGCGCCGCTGGTCGGCGCCGCCTCCACCCTGCTGTTCACCCTTCCGGTGGAACTTCTCGGCAGCTATCTGGGGTTCTTCGGCGGCGCCCTGCTCTACCTCGCCGCCGCCGAGATCCTGCCGGAGGCCCACCACGACCACCCCGCCCGCTCCACCCTGCTGTGCACGGTGGGGGGCGTCGGCTTCATCTGGCTCGTGGTGGGCGTCTCCGGCGGCTGA
- a CDS encoding cobyric acid synthase has protein sequence MRGGGLLVAGTTSDAGKSVVTAGICRWLVRKGLKVAPFKGQNMSLNSFVTREGAEIGRAQAMQAQAARVEPTALMNPVLLKPGSDRSSQVVLMGKPVGELSARGYHGGRQKELFEPVMACLEELRGMYDAVICEGAGSPAEINLRRTDIVNMGIARAARLPVVVVGDIDRGGVFAQFFGTTALLSPEDQSLVAGYLVNKFRGDVTLLEPGLDMLHGLTGRRTFGVLPYAHGLGIDEEDGLRVSLRGAVRESVVAPPFGEDVLRVAVCAVPLMSNFTDVDALAAEPGVVVRFVDRAEELVDADLVVVPGTRGTVKALAWLRERGLADALARRAAEGRPVLGICGGYQVLGEHIEDEVESKAGTVDGLGLLPVRVRFAREKTLARPVGEALGERVEGYEIHHGVASVDGGESFLDGCRVGSVWGTHWHGSLESDGFRRAFLREVAAAAGRRFVPAPDTSFGALREEQLDRLGDLIEEHADTDALLRLIEEGAPAGLPFVPPGAP, from the coding sequence ATGAGGGGTGGGGGGCTGCTCGTCGCCGGGACCACGTCCGACGCCGGCAAGAGCGTCGTGACGGCCGGCATCTGCCGCTGGCTGGTCCGCAAGGGCCTGAAGGTGGCGCCGTTCAAGGGGCAGAACATGTCCCTCAACTCCTTCGTGACCCGCGAGGGCGCCGAGATCGGCCGCGCCCAGGCCATGCAGGCGCAGGCCGCGCGGGTGGAGCCGACCGCCCTGATGAACCCGGTGCTGCTCAAGCCGGGCAGCGACCGCTCCAGCCAGGTCGTCCTGATGGGCAAGCCGGTGGGCGAGCTGTCCGCCCGCGGCTACCACGGGGGGCGGCAGAAGGAACTCTTCGAGCCGGTGATGGCGTGCCTGGAGGAACTCCGGGGCATGTACGACGCCGTGATCTGCGAGGGGGCGGGCAGTCCGGCCGAGATCAACCTGCGGCGCACGGACATCGTGAACATGGGCATCGCGCGGGCCGCGCGGCTGCCGGTGGTCGTGGTCGGCGACATCGACCGGGGCGGGGTCTTCGCCCAGTTCTTCGGGACGACGGCGCTGCTGAGCCCCGAGGACCAGTCGCTGGTGGCCGGCTACCTCGTGAACAAGTTCCGGGGTGACGTGACCCTCCTCGAACCCGGCCTCGACATGCTCCACGGGCTGACCGGGAGACGGACCTTCGGCGTCCTGCCGTACGCCCACGGGCTCGGCATCGACGAGGAGGACGGGCTCCGGGTCTCGCTGCGCGGCGCGGTGCGCGAGTCGGTCGTCGCGCCGCCGTTCGGCGAGGACGTGCTGCGGGTCGCGGTCTGCGCCGTACCCCTGATGTCGAACTTCACGGACGTGGACGCGCTGGCCGCCGAGCCGGGCGTCGTCGTCCGGTTCGTGGACCGGGCCGAGGAACTCGTCGACGCGGACCTGGTCGTCGTGCCGGGCACCCGGGGGACGGTCAAGGCGCTGGCGTGGCTGCGGGAGCGCGGCCTCGCGGACGCGCTGGCCCGGCGGGCCGCCGAGGGGCGGCCGGTGCTCGGGATCTGCGGCGGCTACCAGGTGCTCGGCGAGCACATCGAGGACGAGGTCGAGTCGAAGGCCGGGACCGTCGACGGGCTCGGGCTGCTGCCCGTACGGGTGCGGTTCGCGCGCGAGAAGACCCTGGCGCGGCCCGTCGGCGAGGCACTCGGGGAGCGGGTCGAGGGGTACGAGATCCACCACGGCGTCGCGTCGGTGGACGGTGGGGAGTCGTTCTTGGACGGGTGCCGGGTCGGCTCCGTGTGGGGCACGCACTGGCACGGCTCCCTGGAGAGCGACGGGTTCCGGCGGGCCTTCCTGCGGGAGGTCGCGGCGGCGGCCGGGCGGCGGTTCGTGCCGGCTCCCGACACGTCGTTCGGGGCGCTGCGGGAGGAGCAGCTCGACCGGCTCGGCGACCTGATCGAGGAGCACGCGGACACGGACGCGCTGCTGCGGCTGATCGAGGAGGGGGCCCCGGCGGGGCTGCCGTTCGTGCCGCCGGGTGCGCCGTGA
- a CDS encoding cobalamin biosynthesis protein, with the protein MPGRSSTSRLSPDGFAYGAAAGLAVDLLVGDPRRGHPVAAFGRAAAAVENRLHHDHRGWGALHTAVCAGSTVALGALAARAVRNRPAAAVALTAASVWAVVGGTTLGREARAIGGALAAGDLDVARERLPHLCGRDPQSLDGPAMARAVVESVAENTSDAVVGALFWGAVAGVPGLVGFRAVNTLDAMVGHKSPRHRRFGWASARLDDVAGWPGARLTAVLATVAGGNPRGALNAWRTDAAKHPSPNAGPVEASFAGALGVRLGGTLSYAGRVEHRPVLNGTGRAVEVADIDRAVRLSRRITGLTLAACVGGRTIVSALKRRNA; encoded by the coding sequence ATGCCCGGCCGCAGCAGTACCAGCCGCCTGTCCCCGGACGGATTCGCGTACGGAGCGGCCGCGGGTCTCGCCGTCGATCTGCTCGTCGGCGATCCACGCCGCGGACATCCCGTCGCCGCGTTCGGCCGGGCGGCCGCCGCGGTCGAGAACCGCCTCCACCACGACCACCGCGGCTGGGGTGCCCTGCACACCGCCGTCTGCGCCGGCTCCACCGTCGCCCTCGGAGCGCTCGCCGCCCGGGCCGTACGGAACCGGCCGGCCGCCGCCGTCGCCCTGACCGCCGCCTCCGTGTGGGCGGTCGTCGGCGGTACGACCCTGGGCCGGGAGGCCCGCGCGATCGGCGGCGCGCTCGCCGCCGGGGACCTGGACGTCGCCCGGGAGCGGCTGCCGCATCTCTGCGGGCGCGACCCGCAGTCCCTGGACGGACCCGCGATGGCCCGCGCGGTCGTCGAATCGGTCGCCGAGAACACCTCCGACGCCGTGGTCGGCGCCCTCTTCTGGGGCGCGGTCGCGGGCGTACCCGGCCTCGTCGGCTTCCGGGCCGTCAACACCCTCGACGCGATGGTCGGCCACAAGTCGCCGCGCCACCGCCGCTTCGGCTGGGCCTCGGCCCGGCTCGACGACGTGGCCGGCTGGCCCGGGGCCCGGCTGACGGCCGTCCTCGCGACCGTCGCCGGCGGAAACCCGCGCGGTGCGCTCAACGCCTGGCGAACCGACGCGGCGAAGCACCCCAGCCCCAACGCGGGCCCCGTCGAGGCCTCCTTCGCGGGCGCCCTCGGCGTACGCCTCGGGGGCACCCTGTCGTACGCCGGACGGGTCGAGCACCGGCCCGTGCTCAACGGGACCGGGCGGGCCGTCGAGGTGGCCGACATCGACCGGGCGGTCCGGCTCTCCCGCCGGATCACCGGACTGACCCTGGCCGCCTGCGTGGGCGGCCGGACCATCGTGAGCGCGCTGAAGCGGAGGAACGCATGA
- a CDS encoding cobyrinate a,c-diamide synthase has protein sequence MVARLVIAAPSSGAGKTTVATGLMAAFAGRGLAVSPHKVGPDYIDPGYHALATGRPGRNLDAYMCGTGLIAPLFEHGARGCDLAVVEGVMGLYDGAADQGELASTAQVSKLLKAPVVLVVDASSQSRSVAALVHGFASWDPEVRIGGVILNKVATDRHEHLLREALGESGVPVLGVLRRAPAVATPSRHLGLVPVAERQAAAVEAVAAQAEQVLAGCDLEGLLALARSAPELHAEPWVPEVGERLHAGGPVVPTRPAPAGRMPTTGGARTTTGPVVAVAGGAAFTFSYAEHAELLTAAGAEVVTFDPLRDESLPEGTRGLVIGGGFPEMYGEQLSANEPLRKAVAALAASGAPIAAECAGLLYLARSLDGNPMCGVLDADARMSERLTLGYRDAVAVNDSVLAPAGARMRGHEFHRTVIEPGAGARAAWGLRQPERRVEGFVQGGVHASYVHTHWAGSPEAAARFVEHCT, from the coding sequence GTGGTAGCACGTCTCGTCATCGCCGCGCCTTCGTCGGGCGCGGGCAAGACCACGGTCGCGACCGGTCTGATGGCCGCGTTCGCCGGCCGTGGTCTGGCGGTCTCGCCGCACAAGGTCGGACCGGACTACATCGACCCCGGCTACCACGCGCTCGCCACGGGGCGGCCGGGCCGCAACCTCGACGCGTACATGTGCGGTACGGGGCTGATCGCGCCGCTCTTCGAGCACGGGGCGCGCGGGTGCGACCTGGCGGTCGTCGAGGGTGTCATGGGCCTGTACGACGGGGCCGCCGACCAGGGCGAACTCGCCTCCACCGCGCAGGTGTCGAAGCTGCTCAAGGCGCCGGTGGTGCTGGTCGTCGACGCGTCGTCGCAGTCGCGGTCGGTGGCGGCGCTCGTGCACGGGTTCGCGTCGTGGGATCCGGAGGTGCGGATCGGGGGCGTGATCCTGAACAAGGTCGCGACGGATCGGCACGAGCACTTGTTGCGGGAGGCGCTCGGGGAGTCGGGGGTGCCGGTGCTGGGTGTGTTGCGGCGGGCTCCTGCCGTTGCGACGCCTTCGCGGCACCTGGGCTTGGTGCCTGTTGCCGAGCGGCAGGCGGCTGCGGTGGAGGCGGTGGCCGCGCAGGCGGAGCAGGTTCTTGCCGGGTGCGATCTGGAAGGGCTGCTGGCCCTTGCGAGGTCGGCGCCGGAACTGCACGCCGAGCCGTGGGTGCCTGAGGTCGGGGAGCGGCTGCACGCCGGTGGTCCCGTTGTGCCCACCCGTCCCGCCCCGGCGGGACGCATGCCCACAACGGGCGGGGCGCGGACCACAACGGGGCCGGTCGTCGCCGTCGCCGGGGGTGCTGCGTTCACGTTCTCCTATGCCGAGCATGCCGAGTTGCTCACCGCTGCCGGGGCCGAGGTCGTGACCTTTGATCCGTTGCGGGACGAGAGTCTTCCCGAGGGGACGCGCGGGCTCGTCATAGGTGGCGGGTTCCCCGAGATGTACGGCGAGCAGCTGTCCGCCAACGAGCCGTTGCGGAAGGCCGTCGCCGCGCTCGCGGCCTCGGGCGCTCCCATCGCCGCCGAGTGCGCCGGGCTGCTGTATCTCGCGCGGTCGCTCGACGGCAACCCCATGTGCGGGGTGCTCGACGCTGACGCGCGGATGTCCGAGCGGCTCACCCTCGGTTACCGGGACGCCGTCGCCGTGAACGACAGCGTGCTCGCGCCCGCCGGGGCGCGGATGCGGGGGCACGAGTTCCACCGGACCGTCATCGAGCCGGGCGCCGGGGCGCGGGCCGCGTGGGGGCTGCGGCAGCCCGAGCGTCGCGTCGAGGGCTTCGTGCAGGGCGGGGTGCACGCCAGCTATGTCCACACCCACTGGGCGGGATCCCCGGAGGCCGCCGCGCGTTTCGTGGAGCACTGCACGTGA